Proteins found in one Desulfuromonas thiophila genomic segment:
- the fliR gene encoding flagellar biosynthetic protein FliR, with translation MTLASLSIDSLQPLLICFTRIIALLASMPVLGGQVPRQVLLGLAVLLTGLIFPAVQTHLPQNAFAPLFLALLVANETLLGIMLGFAARLIFTAVEFGGTVVGYQMGFAAANVYDPQNQRQVALVSQFQNVFAILVFLALDGHHIFIRALVDSYDLLPPGLFDFSGGAVPYLMELTSHMFVLAIRFSAPVLAVMLLSSLVLGILARVFPQLNVFLLSFPINIALAFIVLGLTMNSVVYLLQREFSALDGQFHQLYQLLGK, from the coding sequence ATGACCCTGGCCAGCCTGTCCATCGACAGCCTGCAGCCGTTGCTGATCTGCTTCACCCGCATCATCGCCCTGCTGGCCAGCATGCCGGTCCTCGGTGGCCAGGTGCCACGGCAGGTTCTGCTTGGTCTGGCAGTTCTGCTCACCGGCCTGATCTTTCCGGCGGTACAGACCCACCTGCCACAGAACGCTTTTGCACCGCTGTTTCTGGCACTGCTGGTGGCCAACGAGACCCTGCTTGGCATCATGCTCGGCTTTGCCGCCCGCCTGATCTTCACCGCGGTTGAGTTCGGCGGCACGGTCGTCGGCTACCAGATGGGTTTTGCCGCCGCCAACGTCTACGATCCCCAAAACCAGCGGCAGGTGGCGCTGGTGTCACAGTTTCAGAATGTCTTTGCCATCCTGGTTTTTCTTGCCCTCGACGGCCACCACATCTTCATCCGCGCCCTGGTTGATTCCTACGATCTGCTCCCGCCAGGACTGTTCGATTTTTCCGGCGGCGCTGTACCCTACCTGATGGAATTGACCAGCCACATGTTCGTTCTGGCCATCCGCTTCAGCGCACCGGTTTTGGCGGTGATGCTGCTGTCGAGTCTGGTACTGGGCATCCTGGCGCGAGTTTTTCCGCAACTCAATGTGTTCCTGCTGTCCTTTCCCATCAATATCGCCCTGGCCTTCATCGTTCTGGGACTAACGATGAACAGCGTCGTCTACCTGCTGCAGCGCGAGTTCTCCGCCCTCGATGGTCAGTTCCACCAGCTCTATCAGTTGCTCGGGAAATAA
- the fliQ gene encoding flagellar biosynthesis protein FliQ — protein MTPDFVVDLGRDAVRIVLLISAPMLLSGLLIGLLVSIFQAATQINEQTMTFIPKIVVVLVSLIIAAPWIIRIMLSFTRAVFDNILLVGG, from the coding sequence ATGACGCCAGACTTCGTTGTCGACCTGGGTCGCGACGCGGTGCGTATCGTACTGCTGATTTCAGCGCCGATGTTGTTGTCAGGGTTACTGATCGGCCTGCTGGTGAGCATCTTTCAGGCCGCCACCCAGATCAACGAACAGACCATGACCTTCATCCCCAAGATCGTCGTGGTGCTGGTTTCGCTCATTATTGCCGCGCCCTGGATCATCCGCATCATGCTGTCGTTTACCCGTGCCGTGTTTGACAACATCCTGCTGGTCGGAGGCTAG
- the fliP gene encoding flagellar type III secretion system pore protein FliP (The bacterial flagellar biogenesis protein FliP forms a type III secretion system (T3SS)-type pore required for flagellar assembly.) → MFRLILILLLTALLGGVMPAFAIEIPTISLGLTNATNPTEVATAVQVLLVLTVLSVAPAILLMTTSFVRIVLVLSFIRQALATQQMPPNQVIIGLSLFLTFFVMSPVFSTMHQQGIKPYLAGELAIETALERTLVPLREFMFSQTREKDLALLIDIAGDEQPASAEEVATTTLIPAFMLSELNRAFQIGFMIYVPFLVIDMVVASVLMSMGMMMLPPPMISLPFKLLLFVLVDGWGLVVGSLVKSFA, encoded by the coding sequence ATGTTCCGCCTGATCCTGATTCTGCTCCTGACAGCACTGCTGGGTGGTGTCATGCCGGCCTTCGCCATTGAGATTCCGACCATCTCCCTCGGCCTGACCAACGCCACCAACCCAACAGAGGTGGCCACCGCTGTCCAGGTACTGCTGGTGCTGACGGTTCTGTCCGTGGCACCGGCCATTCTGCTGATGACCACCTCCTTTGTGCGCATTGTGCTGGTGCTGTCGTTCATCCGTCAGGCCCTGGCGACCCAGCAGATGCCGCCCAACCAGGTCATCATCGGCCTATCGCTGTTTCTCACCTTCTTCGTCATGAGTCCGGTTTTCAGCACCATGCACCAACAAGGCATCAAACCCTACCTCGCTGGCGAGCTGGCCATTGAAACGGCCCTTGAGCGCACGTTGGTGCCACTGCGAGAATTCATGTTCAGTCAGACCCGCGAGAAGGATCTGGCCCTGCTCATCGACATCGCCGGCGATGAGCAACCGGCCAGCGCCGAGGAGGTCGCCACCACGACACTGATCCCGGCGTTCATGCTGTCGGAACTCAACCGCGCCTTTCAAATCGGCTTCATGATCTATGTACCCTTTCTGGTCATCGACATGGTGGTGGCCTCGGTACTGATGTCCATGGGCATGATGATGCTGCCTCCACCGATGATTTCCCTGCCGTTCAAGCTGTTGCTGTTTGTGTTGGTGGATGGCTGGGGGCTGGTGGTCGGCTCACTGGTTAAAAGTTTTGCCTGA
- a CDS encoding flagellar biosynthetic protein FliO, translating to MKNWPEQSIRTLVLLFVTTWPQQALANASSEASFTAQLFRTLAALLLVLAAILLVAAVLRRLRPGFAPTTGRQLQLIESQPLGHGKTLYLLQRQQEQLLIAVCGDQIQLLARWPAMPATTDPKEPSCSA from the coding sequence TTGAAAAACTGGCCTGAACAGAGCATACGAACACTGGTGCTGCTCTTTGTCACGACCTGGCCGCAACAGGCTCTGGCCAATGCCAGCAGTGAAGCCAGCTTCACCGCCCAGCTGTTCAGAACCCTGGCCGCCCTGCTGCTGGTATTGGCCGCCATCTTGTTGGTGGCGGCCGTGCTGCGCCGACTGCGGCCCGGCTTTGCTCCAACGACAGGCCGCCAGCTGCAACTGATTGAAAGTCAGCCCCTCGGCCACGGCAAAACCCTCTACCTGCTGCAGCGCCAGCAGGAGCAGCTGTTGATCGCTGTCTGTGGTGATCAGATTCAGTTGCTGGCACGCTGGCCAGCCATGCCAGCGACCACCGACCCGAAAGAGCCCTCATGTTCCGCCTGA
- the fliN gene encoding flagellar motor switch protein FliN yields MISGEKTRADLKNLELLLDIPLDVSIEVGRSKMLVRDLLQMNEGYVIELGKQASEPLDVYVNSRLIARGEVVLVEDKLGLRLTDVVSPAERIEKLA; encoded by the coding sequence ATGATCAGCGGCGAAAAAACCCGGGCGGATCTGAAAAATCTGGAATTGCTGCTCGACATTCCGCTGGATGTCTCCATTGAGGTCGGTCGTTCAAAAATGCTGGTGCGCGATCTGCTGCAGATGAACGAAGGCTACGTCATTGAGCTGGGCAAGCAGGCCAGCGAACCCCTCGACGTCTACGTCAATTCCCGTCTGATCGCCCGTGGCGAGGTTGTGCTGGTGGAAGACAAACTGGGGCTGCGGCTGACCGATGTGGTCAGTCCGGCGGAGCGCATTGAAAAACTGGCCTGA
- the fliM gene encoding flagellar motor switch protein FliM, which yields MERILSKEEIAELLSAVRDGSLASELEEPQTPEKSPRRVNSFSLVQSKGQGGFRLPNFDILLDSFARNISFSISNRVQRAVSVLRESIRMTDFENLLLECQKHEVLAILGLDPLKRNGLLIFDAPLAFSQVEIMLGGTTELLKGKIPERPLTAIELNILRQVFHESCFELNKAFSSVEELASNLVRVETNPRLVNIVPADTDMMVATFNVKIDKVGGKMHLVMPYASLDPLREKLKSELGVTGSGGQWIGYLSTELQQIPVTVMAQLAQISLSVRDILDLRVGDILPLDVALDSPVRLLVEGKAKFSALAGLRDGKKAVRVLEQLDKRR from the coding sequence GTGGAGCGGATTCTTTCCAAGGAGGAAATTGCCGAATTGCTGTCCGCCGTGCGCGATGGCAGTCTGGCCAGCGAACTCGAGGAGCCACAGACGCCGGAAAAAAGCCCGCGCCGCGTCAACAGCTTCAGCCTGGTGCAGAGCAAGGGGCAAGGCGGTTTTCGCCTGCCCAATTTCGACATTCTGCTCGACTCCTTTGCCCGCAACATCTCCTTCTCCATCTCCAACCGGGTGCAACGGGCCGTCAGCGTCCTGCGCGAAAGCATCCGGATGACCGACTTCGAAAACCTGCTGCTCGAATGTCAGAAACACGAGGTGCTGGCCATCCTCGGGCTTGATCCTCTTAAACGCAACGGTTTGCTGATTTTCGATGCCCCGCTGGCTTTTTCTCAAGTTGAGATCATGCTCGGTGGCACAACCGAGCTGCTCAAGGGCAAGATACCGGAGCGGCCTTTGACTGCTATCGAGCTCAACATCCTCCGGCAGGTATTTCACGAAAGCTGTTTCGAGCTCAACAAGGCTTTTTCCTCTGTCGAGGAGTTGGCTTCGAACTTGGTGCGGGTGGAAACCAACCCGCGACTGGTCAACATCGTGCCGGCGGATACCGACATGATGGTCGCAACCTTCAACGTCAAGATCGACAAGGTAGGTGGCAAGATGCATCTGGTGATGCCCTACGCCTCCCTTGATCCCCTGCGCGAGAAGCTCAAGAGCGAACTGGGAGTGACTGGCAGCGGCGGCCAATGGATCGGCTATCTGTCGACGGAGCTGCAGCAGATTCCGGTGACGGTCATGGCTCAGCTGGCACAGATTTCGCTTAGCGTTCGCGATATTCTCGACCTGCGGGTGGGGGACATTCTGCCCCTTGATGTCGCATTGGACAGCCCGGTACGGCTGTTGGTTGAGGGCAAGGCCAAATTTTCTGCCCTGGCCGGCCTGCGTGATGGGAAAAAGGCCGTCCGCGTGCTGGAGCAGCTGGATAAAAGGAGGTAA
- a CDS encoding flagellar basal body-associated FliL family protein: protein MAEEEKTEKKSKNKLLLILVPLALLLLVAVGVAAYLLGARTAGQAPAVTEQTEEEKTGTAIGPMVDVNDFIINILDKNETRYLKAALTLEVENAETLQEVTERMPQVRDAILLLIGNKTFAELSDLQGKLQLRAEIIVRLNRMLTKGKVKGIYFTEFVVQ from the coding sequence ATGGCCGAGGAAGAAAAAACCGAAAAAAAAAGCAAAAACAAACTGTTGCTCATCCTGGTGCCCCTGGCGTTACTGCTGCTGGTAGCCGTCGGTGTGGCAGCCTACCTGCTGGGCGCGCGCACTGCCGGGCAGGCGCCCGCCGTTACTGAACAGACCGAGGAGGAAAAAACCGGCACCGCCATCGGTCCGATGGTCGACGTCAACGATTTCATCATCAACATCCTGGACAAAAACGAAACCCGCTATCTCAAAGCGGCGCTGACACTGGAGGTGGAAAACGCCGAAACCCTGCAGGAGGTGACCGAACGGATGCCGCAGGTGCGTGATGCCATTCTTTTGCTGATCGGCAACAAAACCTTTGCCGAACTCAGTGATTTGCAAGGCAAGTTGCAACTGCGGGCCGAAATCATCGTACGCCTTAACCGCATGCTCACCAAGGGCAAGGTCAAAGGCATCTATTTTACTGAATTTGTTGTGCAGTAA
- a CDS encoding flagellar motor protein MotB, whose amino-acid sequence MARKQKKKSGGAPEWMVTYSDMVTLLLTFFVLLLSMANMDQIKFNQAVGSLKGAFGVFGGQDRKEISQPSIVEIAPIHDDLVQRLYTRIVTQMNRLRLDPSVKVVKDRGAVVLRIDEAILFEAGSAELKPQALPVLTRVAGLIQPLPLRARIEGHTDDIPFSTPDMSNWDLSVNRALAVLRFFQQQDLLPLSRLSAVGYGAEQPLAPNDTPENRAKNRRVEFVLESLGDYREQLPYLIDASEQAPF is encoded by the coding sequence GTGGCCCGAAAGCAGAAAAAAAAATCCGGCGGCGCGCCGGAGTGGATGGTCACCTACAGTGACATGGTCACCCTGTTGCTAACCTTCTTTGTTTTGCTGCTGTCCATGGCCAATATGGATCAGATTAAGTTCAATCAGGCCGTGGGCTCCCTCAAGGGGGCCTTTGGCGTCTTCGGTGGCCAGGACCGCAAGGAAATTTCCCAACCTTCCATCGTCGAGATCGCCCCCATCCACGATGACCTGGTCCAACGGCTGTACACCCGCATCGTCACCCAGATGAATCGCCTGCGACTCGATCCTTCCGTGAAGGTGGTCAAGGATCGCGGTGCCGTGGTTCTGCGTATCGACGAAGCCATTCTATTTGAAGCCGGCAGTGCCGAACTCAAACCGCAAGCCCTGCCGGTATTGACCCGGGTTGCCGGCCTGATCCAGCCACTACCATTGCGAGCACGGATTGAGGGTCACACGGATGATATTCCCTTCAGCACGCCGGACATGAGCAACTGGGATCTATCGGTCAACCGCGCTCTGGCGGTGCTAAGGTTCTTCCAACAGCAGGATCTGCTGCCTTTAAGCCGCCTGTCCGCCGTCGGCTATGGCGCAGAGCAGCCCCTGGCCCCCAATGACACGCCGGAAAACCGAGCCAAAAACCGCCGGGTCGAATTTGTTCTGGAAAGTCTCGGTGACTATCGTGAACAGTTACCCTACCTGATCGATGCCAGCGAACAGGCGCCCTTTTAA
- a CDS encoding motility protein A, producing MDISTIVGVVAAFGLMLAAIMSGGSLLLFVDPPSIMIVGGGTIGSILVHYPFKEFFRALTVAKKTLFVKEQSPVALISQLIEFATKARKEGILSLQSVMSQVDDPFFLKGLQMAVDGQEPDTLKDMLQREIDYIQERHESGAEIFTSMAAYAPAMGMIGTLIGLVQMLQTMDDPSSIGPAMAVALLTTFYGAVAANVLFTPMSGKLKLRSASEVLCKTLIAEGMGSILAGENPRVMEQRLHAFVAPQLRESNFSKK from the coding sequence ATGGACATTTCCACCATCGTTGGCGTTGTCGCCGCTTTCGGATTGATGCTTGCCGCTATCATGAGCGGCGGTTCCCTTCTGCTGTTTGTCGATCCACCTTCCATTATGATTGTCGGGGGGGGGACTATCGGTTCCATCCTGGTTCATTACCCTTTCAAGGAATTCTTTCGCGCATTAACGGTGGCCAAAAAAACCCTGTTTGTCAAAGAGCAGAGCCCTGTCGCACTGATCTCTCAGTTGATTGAATTCGCCACCAAGGCCCGCAAGGAAGGCATTCTTTCCTTGCAGTCGGTCATGTCGCAGGTTGATGACCCGTTCTTTCTTAAAGGGCTGCAGATGGCCGTTGATGGCCAGGAACCGGACACCCTCAAGGACATGCTGCAGCGTGAAATCGACTACATCCAGGAACGCCATGAAAGCGGTGCTGAAATCTTCACCTCCATGGCCGCCTACGCGCCGGCCATGGGCATGATCGGCACCCTGATCGGACTAGTACAGATGCTGCAGACGATGGATGACCCCTCGTCCATCGGTCCGGCCATGGCCGTAGCCCTGCTCACTACCTTTTATGGCGCGGTGGCAGCCAACGTTCTGTTCACGCCCATGTCAGGCAAACTCAAGCTACGTTCCGCCTCTGAAGTGCTGTGCAAAACCCTCATCGCCGAAGGCATGGGATCGATTTTGGCCGGCGAAAACCCCCGCGTGATGGAGCAGCGTTTGCATGCCTTTGTTGCACCCCAGTTACGCGAAAGTAATTTCAGCAAAAAATAG
- a CDS encoding flagellar hook protein FlgE → MGIQSSLFSGVSGLNANGNAMTVVGNNIANSNTIGFKSSRTVFADMLSASVSGSSGTSQIGRGVSMSTVDNIFSQGTFENTESNTDLAIEGAGFFMVRDPLSGTVNYTRAGAFSFDESGMLVNPEGYAVQGYFLDPETGMPKGDVTDMQVETRTFSPANPTTNVVLATNLNANAPYLGTEGDGESPFDITNPAETSNYASSVRIFDSLGVEHLVTTYFNKLDPAGNPTDYMQWEAHVVVTAADVQPPEEIALRDAALATAETTLQTAETTLAAAETALQTAQADLDAIDPVADPAGYAAAEAIRDAALVARDAALVARDAAMEDRDTQKAAAADWVEVSRSMLTFDTNGRLINVTDMSNGTGGWSAYDTLDRTNNFILDPVSGTATGNLYQVSDAGEALPNTTDTEVVNTTPKIGTVLDAANDDYGLTWINESDNEQQIFFTFNATQYSSESDVVSQSQDGYATGTLVSLSIDNDGNILGNYSNGEPRKLGRIALAKFSNPLGLIKAGYNMYAATDQSGTPIIGTVGSGVGRIYTNSLEMSNVDLAQEFVKMITTQRGFQANSKIITTTDEMLGELINLKR, encoded by the coding sequence ATGGGCATCCAGAGTTCATTGTTCAGCGGCGTCAGCGGCCTCAATGCCAACGGCAACGCCATGACCGTCGTAGGCAACAACATCGCTAACAGCAACACCATCGGCTTTAAATCAAGCCGAACCGTCTTTGCCGACATGCTGTCAGCTTCGGTTTCCGGTTCATCGGGTACTTCACAAATCGGTCGCGGCGTCAGCATGTCAACTGTAGACAATATCTTCAGCCAGGGAACATTCGAAAACACCGAATCTAATACTGATCTGGCGATCGAGGGCGCCGGTTTTTTCATGGTTCGCGATCCCTTAAGCGGGACGGTGAACTATACCCGAGCTGGCGCGTTCAGTTTTGACGAAAGCGGGATGCTCGTCAATCCCGAAGGCTACGCCGTGCAGGGCTACTTTCTCGATCCGGAAACCGGAATGCCTAAAGGTGATGTCACAGACATGCAGGTGGAAACCCGGACCTTTTCTCCGGCCAATCCCACAACGAATGTTGTTCTGGCAACCAACCTGAACGCCAATGCCCCCTATCTTGGCACCGAAGGTGATGGCGAATCCCCATTTGACATTACAAACCCTGCGGAAACCAGCAACTACGCCTCGTCGGTCAGAATTTTCGACTCCCTGGGCGTCGAGCATCTGGTGACAACCTATTTCAACAAACTAGACCCCGCTGGCAACCCAACGGATTACATGCAATGGGAAGCACATGTTGTTGTCACGGCTGCTGATGTCCAACCTCCCGAAGAAATAGCTCTTCGTGACGCAGCCTTGGCAACAGCAGAAACCACGTTGCAAACCGCTGAAACAACCCTGGCAGCGGCTGAAACAGCCCTTCAGACCGCCCAAGCCGATCTTGACGCCATAGACCCTGTCGCTGACCCCGCAGGGTACGCGGCGGCAGAAGCCATCCGGGATGCCGCGCTGGTCGCCCGTGATGCCGCACTGGTCGCCCGGGACGCTGCCATGGAAGACCGCGACACCCAAAAAGCCGCTGCCGCCGACTGGGTTGAGGTCAGTCGCAGCATGTTGACCTTTGACACCAACGGCCGCTTGATCAACGTCACCGACATGAGCAACGGAACCGGGGGTTGGTCTGCCTATGACACACTGGATCGGACAAACAATTTCATTCTTGATCCTGTTTCAGGAACCGCCACAGGCAACCTGTATCAGGTTTCCGACGCCGGAGAGGCTCTACCAAACACCACAGACACTGAAGTTGTCAATACAACACCAAAAATTGGTACGGTTTTGGATGCCGCCAACGACGATTATGGCTTAACCTGGATCAATGAGTCAGACAATGAACAACAGATTTTCTTTACCTTTAATGCCACACAGTACTCCAGCGAATCCGACGTAGTATCCCAGTCACAGGACGGTTATGCTACGGGTACGCTGGTCAGCCTGAGCATTGATAACGACGGGAACATTCTGGGCAACTACTCCAACGGTGAACCACGCAAGCTTGGTCGCATAGCTTTGGCCAAGTTTTCCAATCCGCTCGGACTGATCAAGGCAGGGTATAATATGTACGCAGCAACAGATCAGTCAGGGACTCCGATTATCGGCACCGTCGGTTCAGGCGTTGGTCGCATCTACACCAACTCACTGGAGATGTCCAATGTCGATCTGGCACAGGAATTCGTCAAGATGATCACCACTCAGCGCGGCTTTCAGGCCAATTCGAAAATCATCACAACCACGGATGAAATGCTGGGTGAACTGATCAACCTCAAGCGCTGA
- a CDS encoding TIGR02530 family flagellar biosynthesis protein, whose product MADDLLILPQPLQRPTAKPASQSVQGQAGAPGPSFDSLLNQQLQGNGLRFSKHASLRMQSRGIQFNANDLGRLDQAVRQAGAKGCRDSLVLLDSTALVVSIKDHTVITVTDKEQLKGNLFTNIDSAIIA is encoded by the coding sequence ATGGCGGACGATCTGCTGATTCTTCCCCAACCACTGCAGCGACCGACGGCCAAGCCGGCCAGTCAATCCGTTCAGGGCCAAGCGGGGGCACCGGGACCATCCTTTGACAGCCTGCTTAACCAGCAGCTGCAAGGCAACGGCCTGCGCTTCTCCAAACATGCCAGTCTGCGGATGCAAAGTCGTGGCATCCAGTTTAACGCCAACGATCTTGGCCGCCTGGATCAGGCGGTACGCCAGGCGGGCGCCAAAGGCTGTCGCGATTCTCTGGTACTGCTCGACAGCACCGCGCTGGTGGTCAGCATCAAAGACCATACCGTCATAACCGTAACCGATAAAGAACAGCTTAAAGGCAATCTGTTCACCAATATTGATAGCGCCATTATCGCTTAA
- a CDS encoding flagellar hook assembly protein FlgD produces the protein MSSVTSANSSNSALTSALTSGKSALGKDDFLLLMVEQLKNQDPMNPADATEFTAQLAQFSSLEQLFNINDSLDNLSGSTAEMQRLSALSMIGSDIVTQASNFSYSDEPLQLGYKLESAADQGVLYVRDASGMTVASWPLTDLTAGEHFMTWDGRDDLGNQLPAGDYTLGISAFSGEETVSARGLVQSRVLGIDMDSSGDLLVTASGTFKLADVSHVRQQSN, from the coding sequence ATGTCATCCGTCACCAGCGCCAACTCTTCGAATTCCGCCCTGACTTCTGCCCTGACATCGGGCAAATCAGCCCTGGGCAAGGACGACTTCCTGTTGCTGATGGTCGAACAGCTCAAAAATCAGGATCCGATGAATCCGGCCGACGCCACCGAGTTCACCGCCCAGTTGGCCCAGTTCAGCTCACTGGAACAACTGTTCAATATCAACGACAGCCTTGATAATCTCAGCGGCTCAACAGCTGAGATGCAACGCCTGTCAGCTTTATCGATGATCGGCAGCGACATCGTCACACAAGCCTCGAATTTCAGCTACAGCGATGAGCCCTTGCAATTGGGATACAAGCTTGAATCCGCAGCCGATCAGGGGGTGCTGTATGTTCGCGACGCATCCGGCATGACCGTAGCCTCCTGGCCATTGACCGACCTGACCGCTGGCGAACATTTCATGACTTGGGATGGCCGTGATGATCTGGGCAATCAGCTGCCTGCAGGCGACTACACCCTGGGCATCTCCGCCTTCAGTGGCGAAGAAACCGTCAGTGCCCGTGGTCTGGTTCAGAGTCGGGTGCTGGGAATCGACATGGACAGCAGCGGAGATCTACTGGTCACAGCTTCGGGAACCTTCAAACTGGCCGACGTCAGCCACGTGCGGCAACAGAGCAATTAA
- a CDS encoding flagellar hook-length control protein FliK, which yields ATTVTANAAETLSPVIDDLTLPLPARSLPAGGALPTGELQTSQSRSPSTRPGLLSEQQRQQPEILQSVIARSSANNSESLSSSKTSRPRIDDPRFASLLAPQQTPSLRQQTGENPSLMAVPAPAPSPIGPTESPAEGKLTATTSTPSTDQAFDNSLLTMSQGNSDITGTEFSHPADRQNPSAVASSLQTGPTATPTSAGDSLLLRDGSQLPASRVITQTIEHLSVHARGDSSVVTVKLHPEELGELQLRLVMEGDQLRVQLHTQHQQVQDVLERNFPRLRDALQDQGLTIEDFQVSLDNGQNPQRDFGASSDRQWQGQGFQQVTSDEPENVPTVIAAQALSGRNASGSLSLRV from the coding sequence GCGACGACGGTGACTGCCAACGCGGCTGAAACGCTCTCGCCTGTCATCGATGACCTGACCTTGCCGCTGCCGGCCCGCTCATTGCCTGCCGGAGGCGCGCTACCAACAGGTGAGCTCCAGACCAGCCAATCCCGTTCACCCTCAACCAGACCTGGGCTTTTGTCCGAGCAACAACGACAACAACCAGAGATTCTGCAAAGCGTTATCGCCAGATCTTCGGCGAATAACAGCGAATCGCTTTCCAGCAGCAAAACCAGCCGGCCCCGCATCGACGACCCGCGCTTTGCCAGCCTGCTGGCACCCCAGCAGACACCAAGCCTGCGCCAGCAGACCGGGGAGAACCCGTCCCTTATGGCGGTGCCAGCACCAGCCCCATCGCCGATCGGCCCCACGGAAAGCCCTGCAGAGGGCAAATTGACAGCGACCACGTCGACTCCGTCGACCGACCAGGCGTTTGACAACAGTCTGCTGACGATGTCACAGGGCAACAGCGACATAACGGGAACAGAGTTCTCACACCCGGCGGATCGGCAGAATCCTTCAGCTGTCGCTTCAAGCCTGCAAACGGGACCGACCGCAACGCCGACATCAGCGGGAGACAGCCTGCTCCTGCGAGATGGCAGTCAGTTGCCCGCCAGTCGCGTGATCACTCAGACCATTGAACATCTGAGTGTGCATGCCCGTGGCGACAGCAGCGTGGTCACGGTAAAACTCCACCCGGAAGAGTTGGGCGAGTTACAGTTGCGCCTGGTGATGGAAGGCGACCAGCTCAGAGTGCAATTACACACTCAGCACCAGCAGGTGCAGGATGTCCTCGAACGCAACTTTCCCCGCCTGCGCGACGCTTTGCAGGATCAGGGTTTGACCATCGAGGATTTTCAGGTCAGTCTCGACAACGGCCAGAACCCCCAGCGTGATTTCGGCGCGTCGTCGGATCGCCAATGGCAGGGCCAAGGTTTTCAGCAAGTCACCAGCGACGAACCGGAAAACGTCCCCACCGTCATCGCCGCGCAGGCACTCAGCGGCCGCAACGCCAGCGGCAGCCTGAGCCTGCGGGTGTAA
- a CDS encoding MotE family protein, whose amino-acid sequence MSRILIGLLLLVLLLAPAIPGGSDSETPELEDPGITSVEQRRLLAELKENQLRQQQQLQELENREMALKLLQDEVDKKLDELQRLRLQVEKLLAEKDAREQAKVEELAQMYNRMDSARAAAILQELDQELAVAILGGMKARSAGKVLAGMEGEKAARISQAYSTLKQD is encoded by the coding sequence ATGAGCCGGATCCTCATCGGCCTGCTATTGCTGGTGCTGTTGCTGGCACCGGCCATTCCCGGCGGCAGCGACAGTGAAACGCCCGAGCTGGAAGATCCGGGCATCACCTCGGTGGAACAGCGCCGGCTGCTGGCGGAGCTCAAGGAGAACCAGCTGCGCCAGCAACAGCAGCTGCAGGAACTGGAAAATCGCGAAATGGCCCTAAAGCTGCTGCAAGACGAGGTCGATAAGAAACTCGACGAATTGCAGCGCTTGCGCCTGCAGGTCGAAAAACTACTGGCCGAGAAAGATGCTCGTGAGCAGGCCAAGGTTGAGGAGCTGGCGCAAATGTACAACCGCATGGACAGCGCCCGCGCCGCCGCCATTCTTCAGGAACTTGACCAGGAACTGGCCGTCGCCATTCTGGGTGGCATGAAAGCCCGCAGTGCCGGCAAGGTGCTGGCGGGCATGGAAGGCGAGAAAGCTGCCCGCATCAGCCAAGCCTATTCCACCCTGAAACAGGATTGA